The following proteins come from a genomic window of Rhodohalobacter sp. 614A:
- a CDS encoding uracil-DNA glycosylase, producing the protein MSDKEQELYEDILHFLEYEEEVYGPFTLSESEPDIHDELKEQELPEPAVQEETEVYHAEKESQPMSLEEKLEACSTLEELRELCEDAEELKTDLENTNLVFGVGNPNADLMIIGEAPGQEEDRQREPFVGAAGQLLNKILKAINFERKDVYIANILKHRPPGNRNPNPDERLRSLPYLLRQIELIQPKVILCVGRVSGTTLLKKEESLRNLRGQFYPFHGAELTVTYHPAALLRNPQWKRPTWEDVQKVREKYDALGGKP; encoded by the coding sequence ATGAGCGATAAAGAACAAGAACTTTACGAAGATATCCTCCATTTTCTGGAATATGAGGAAGAGGTGTATGGACCGTTTACATTATCAGAATCGGAACCTGATATTCACGATGAACTAAAAGAACAGGAATTGCCTGAACCTGCTGTTCAGGAAGAAACCGAAGTGTATCATGCAGAAAAAGAGAGTCAACCGATGAGCCTTGAAGAAAAGCTGGAAGCCTGTTCTACCCTTGAGGAATTAAGAGAATTGTGCGAAGATGCCGAGGAACTCAAAACCGATCTTGAAAATACCAACCTCGTTTTTGGTGTGGGAAATCCCAATGCGGATTTGATGATTATTGGCGAAGCACCGGGACAGGAAGAAGATCGCCAGAGAGAACCGTTTGTTGGTGCTGCCGGTCAGCTTTTGAATAAGATTTTGAAAGCCATCAACTTTGAACGGAAAGATGTATATATCGCCAATATTCTCAAACATCGTCCGCCGGGAAACCGAAATCCCAATCCCGATGAGCGGCTTCGGAGTCTCCCCTATCTGCTTCGTCAGATTGAACTCATTCAGCCCAAAGTGATTCTTTGTGTCGGCAGAGTTTCTGGAACGACGCTTCTCAAAAAAGAAGAATCGCTGCGAAATCTGCGCGGACAATTTTACCCGTTTCATGGTGCTGAGTTGACCGTTACGTATCACCCTGCCGCTCTTCTCCGAAATCCACAATGGAAACGGCCGACATGGGAAGATGTTCAGAAAGTTCGGGAAAAATATGACGCATTAGGCGGGAAGCCGTAG
- a CDS encoding O-methyltransferase produces the protein MKTVNFFTLTGLMIVLALSLIGNSLSAQELNSNPELDEQVRNFLDENKRSWHDLNIPYVDGQILHDIIVENGYTNALEIGTSTGHSAIWIAWALSKTGGKLITIEIDEDRYNEALQNFEEAGLSEYIDARLANAHELVPELEGPFDFVFSDADKEWYTNYFKAVDPKLVVGGCFTAHNIGRSRGGTAEFYDHISSLSNYETTLNSSGNGVSISYKREE, from the coding sequence ATGAAAACAGTAAATTTTTTCACTCTGACAGGTTTAATGATTGTGCTGGCACTCAGTCTGATCGGCAATTCCCTTTCGGCACAAGAACTAAACAGCAATCCTGAACTGGACGAACAGGTCCGGAATTTCCTGGATGAGAATAAGCGTTCATGGCATGATCTGAATATTCCTTATGTAGACGGACAGATTCTTCATGATATCATCGTGGAAAACGGCTACACGAATGCACTTGAAATCGGCACTTCCACCGGGCATTCGGCAATCTGGATTGCCTGGGCACTCAGCAAAACCGGCGGCAAGCTGATCACCATAGAAATTGACGAAGACCGCTACAACGAAGCACTGCAAAACTTTGAGGAGGCAGGACTTTCCGAATATATTGATGCACGGCTGGCCAATGCCCACGAGCTGGTCCCGGAACTGGAAGGTCCGTTCGATTTTGTCTTCTCGGATGCCGACAAAGAGTGGTACACCAATTATTTCAAAGCGGTGGATCCCAAACTGGTGGTGGGCGGCTGTTTTACGGCTCACAATATCGGCAGAAGTCGCGGCGGAACCGCTGAATTTTACGACCACATTTCAAGCCTGTCAAATTATGAAACCACGCTAAACAGTTCCGGAAATGGAGTTTCGATTAGTTATAAGAGGGAAGAGTAA
- the glsA gene encoding glutaminase A, with protein sequence MITTSQIDNNTADSLFRILESGKKKSVDQDKFLNRLARTGILPDDPRIQELLRNFRIEELKERKSPTITQAEFNEILKQNALIKKSLTENLVIPDFEAFCKQVEEIFQDTKKNHRGNVADYIPQLARVNPDHFALSICTVDGQRFSMGDSRTNFCLQSSCKPINYCLALEELGEKKVHSHVGREPSGHSFNELTLNGKGLPHNPMINAGAMMSCSLIDRQNNIADRFDKVHKTWEALCGDKAVSFNNAVYLSERQTADRNFALAYFMREKHAFPEHTNLTETLEFYFQCCSIESCTYDLAVAAATLANAGTNPLTGNVIFKPSTVQNCLSLMLSCGMYDFSGEFAFKIGLPAKSGVSGALMLVIPNLMGISIWSPRLDHLGNTVRGVEFCERLVERFSFHQYDSLVGHSSKINPRRKQSEIMASKVMELIRAASHGDLDEIFRLEAEGVSPNTADYDGRTPLHLAACEGQTEVVRHLIDQNVFLSPKDRWGNTPLDDAKKFKHKEIQEMLENALKTKKTGITKHR encoded by the coding sequence ATGATTACCACCTCACAAATCGATAATAATACTGCAGATTCTCTGTTCAGAATCCTCGAATCAGGAAAGAAAAAATCGGTTGATCAGGATAAATTCTTGAATAGACTGGCGCGTACCGGAATTCTGCCTGATGATCCCCGTATCCAGGAATTGCTTCGAAATTTCCGGATTGAAGAACTGAAAGAGAGAAAAAGTCCGACCATTACCCAAGCCGAATTCAATGAAATTCTGAAACAGAATGCATTGATTAAGAAGTCACTCACAGAAAACCTGGTTATCCCGGATTTTGAAGCATTCTGTAAACAGGTTGAGGAAATATTTCAGGATACAAAGAAAAACCACAGAGGAAATGTGGCTGATTATATTCCACAGCTTGCCCGTGTAAACCCGGATCACTTTGCCCTTTCCATTTGTACGGTGGACGGACAACGCTTCTCGATGGGAGATTCCAGAACCAACTTTTGCCTGCAATCATCCTGCAAGCCGATCAACTATTGTCTTGCACTGGAAGAACTTGGGGAAAAGAAAGTGCACAGCCATGTGGGGCGGGAACCCAGCGGACATTCATTTAACGAACTCACTCTAAACGGCAAAGGGCTTCCTCATAATCCCATGATTAACGCCGGAGCCATGATGAGCTGCTCTCTGATTGATCGCCAAAACAACATCGCGGATCGATTTGATAAGGTTCATAAAACATGGGAAGCACTTTGCGGGGATAAAGCTGTGAGTTTTAACAATGCTGTTTATCTGTCTGAGCGCCAGACCGCTGACCGGAATTTTGCACTGGCTTATTTCATGAGAGAGAAACACGCATTTCCTGAGCACACCAACCTGACCGAAACCCTGGAATTCTATTTCCAGTGCTGCTCGATAGAATCCTGTACGTATGATCTTGCCGTTGCAGCTGCAACTTTGGCCAATGCAGGTACCAATCCACTTACGGGCAATGTGATCTTCAAACCGTCCACCGTACAAAATTGTCTTTCGCTGATGCTGAGTTGTGGGATGTACGATTTTTCAGGGGAGTTTGCCTTCAAGATTGGTCTGCCGGCAAAAAGTGGCGTTTCTGGCGCATTAATGCTGGTGATTCCAAACCTGATGGGCATCAGCATTTGGTCGCCAAGGCTGGATCATCTTGGCAATACGGTTCGTGGTGTAGAATTTTGCGAGCGGCTTGTGGAGCGATTCAGTTTTCATCAATACGACTCGCTCGTCGGACATTCATCAAAAATCAATCCCCGGAGAAAGCAGAGTGAAATCATGGCATCCAAAGTGATGGAATTGATTCGTGCCGCAAGCCATGGTGATTTGGATGAAATCTTTCGGTTAGAGGCAGAAGGTGTCAGCCCAAATACGGCGGATTATGACGGACGAACGCCTCTTCATTTGGCCGCTTGTGAAGGACAAACAGAGGTTGTCCGGCATTTGATTGACCAGAATGTATTTCTCTCACCCAAAGACCGCTGGGGAAATACTCCGCTGGATGATGCCAAAAAATTTAAACATAAAGAGATTCAGGAGATGCTGGAAAATGCCCTCAAAACCAAAAAAACGGGAATCACAAAACACCGGTAA
- the aceE gene encoding pyruvate dehydrogenase (acetyl-transferring), homodimeric type: MSKDDADDPQIENQEWLNSLRWILNNRSEKRAQELFSLMQREAQQYGIDLSKSLKTPYVNTISPDFESGYPGDLEMEKKLMALIRWNAMAMVVRTNTKLKGIGGHISTYGSIADLFEVGFNHFFKVSDKGLPDIVYFQGHASPGIYSRAFLEGRLTEKQLDNFRRELDEEGGLTSYPHPHLMRHFWNNPTVSMGLGPLMAVYQARFNKYLENRGLAKKELPHVWGFFGDGEMDEPEATGNLAVAANENLDNLTFVIDCNLQRLDGPVRGNHKVIQELEGKFKGAGWNVIKVIWGSDWDPIFEEDQEGKLTKILTDLPDGQLQKYAFSDGEFIRENLFGQDEELKKLVESYSDEELKLMRRGGHDPIKIFNAYKQALEFEEGPTVILAQTVKGYGQGAAGEASNVAHKTKKLNSDALKHFRDFFDVPVTDAQIEKVPFLKPAEDSDEIQYLLNQREKLGGFLPQRKDRTQPLFEPDSKIFESYFEGSGDDEAGTTTVMIQILSKLLKDKNIGDHIVPIIPDESRTFGMESLFRQVGIYAADGQKYDPVDKDSLMYYHEDKQGAILEEGITEAGCMGSFIAAGTAYSHLGIDMIPFFFFYSMFGFQRIGDFVWAASDAGAKGFYIGGIAGRTSLSGEGLQHQDGQSHLYALAFPKIRAYDPAFAYELAVIVRNGIEEMYVNKKDLSYYITVTNQTYPMPPKPDEPENIDEYIINGMYRFKESEMEESGKKAHLFGSGAIMKEVLEAAEILENDYDVSTDIWSVTSYKALYDNAIDTDRKNRINRNLNRQRSNIEIALDNTEGVFVIATDYVKALPLSISKWFPEPVTVLGTDGFGRSDSVAALRDFFEVDAKHIVFATLFEMTERGEFEKQLLDEAATNLHIDPDKMNPRTS, encoded by the coding sequence ATGAGTAAGGATGATGCTGACGACCCACAAATTGAGAATCAGGAGTGGCTCAATTCTTTACGGTGGATTCTCAATAACCGATCGGAAAAACGTGCCCAAGAGCTTTTTTCGCTGATGCAGAGAGAGGCTCAGCAGTATGGAATTGACCTTTCCAAGTCTCTAAAAACACCCTATGTAAATACCATTTCTCCGGATTTCGAAAGTGGCTATCCCGGCGATCTTGAAATGGAGAAAAAGCTCATGGCCCTCATCCGCTGGAATGCGATGGCGATGGTGGTCCGGACCAATACAAAACTGAAAGGCATCGGCGGCCACATTTCCACATATGGCTCCATTGCCGATCTGTTTGAAGTTGGGTTTAATCACTTTTTTAAAGTTTCCGATAAAGGACTTCCCGATATCGTTTATTTCCAGGGACATGCTTCTCCGGGCATTTACTCAAGAGCCTTTCTTGAAGGCCGTCTCACCGAAAAACAACTGGATAATTTTCGCCGTGAACTTGATGAAGAAGGTGGTCTTACTTCCTATCCGCATCCTCATTTAATGAGACATTTCTGGAATAATCCAACCGTGTCGATGGGCCTCGGTCCGTTGATGGCGGTCTACCAGGCCCGGTTTAATAAGTATCTCGAAAACCGTGGATTAGCAAAAAAAGAACTTCCGCATGTGTGGGGATTTTTTGGCGATGGTGAGATGGATGAACCCGAAGCCACCGGAAATTTAGCCGTGGCCGCCAATGAAAACCTGGATAATCTTACTTTTGTCATTGATTGCAACCTCCAGCGGTTGGACGGCCCGGTTCGTGGAAATCATAAAGTGATCCAGGAACTGGAAGGAAAATTTAAAGGCGCCGGATGGAATGTCATCAAAGTGATTTGGGGTAGTGATTGGGATCCGATTTTTGAAGAGGATCAAGAAGGAAAACTGACCAAAATTCTCACCGATCTCCCCGATGGTCAGCTCCAAAAATATGCGTTTTCAGATGGCGAATTTATCCGCGAAAATCTTTTCGGTCAGGACGAAGAATTGAAAAAACTGGTTGAGTCCTACTCTGACGAAGAACTGAAACTGATGCGTCGGGGTGGTCATGATCCCATTAAAATTTTCAATGCCTATAAACAGGCTCTTGAATTTGAGGAAGGTCCAACCGTAATTCTCGCCCAAACTGTAAAGGGATATGGACAGGGCGCCGCAGGAGAAGCCAGCAACGTGGCTCACAAAACCAAAAAATTAAACAGCGATGCACTGAAACATTTCCGCGATTTTTTTGATGTGCCTGTTACCGATGCCCAGATTGAGAAAGTGCCTTTTTTAAAACCCGCCGAAGATAGTGATGAAATTCAGTATTTGTTGAATCAACGGGAAAAGCTGGGAGGATTTTTACCTCAACGAAAAGACAGAACGCAGCCGCTCTTCGAACCGGATTCGAAAATTTTTGAAAGCTACTTCGAAGGTTCCGGTGATGACGAAGCCGGCACGACTACCGTGATGATTCAAATTCTGTCCAAGTTATTGAAAGACAAAAATATAGGTGATCATATCGTCCCGATCATTCCGGATGAATCACGAACGTTTGGGATGGAATCTTTATTCAGACAGGTTGGAATTTATGCGGCTGATGGTCAGAAATACGATCCCGTTGATAAAGACAGCCTAATGTATTACCACGAGGATAAACAGGGCGCCATTCTGGAAGAGGGAATCACCGAAGCCGGTTGTATGGGGTCGTTTATTGCGGCCGGAACGGCGTACAGCCATCTGGGAATCGATATGATTCCGTTCTTCTTTTTCTACTCGATGTTTGGCTTCCAGCGCATCGGCGATTTTGTCTGGGCCGCCAGTGATGCCGGAGCGAAGGGATTTTACATCGGCGGAATTGCAGGACGAACATCTCTGTCGGGCGAAGGTTTGCAGCACCAGGACGGACAAAGTCATCTGTACGCCTTGGCTTTCCCGAAAATACGAGCCTACGATCCGGCCTTTGCATATGAACTCGCAGTGATTGTTCGGAATGGAATTGAAGAGATGTATGTAAATAAGAAAGATTTGTCCTACTACATCACCGTGACCAATCAAACTTATCCAATGCCTCCCAAACCGGATGAGCCTGAAAATATCGATGAGTATATCATCAACGGGATGTATCGGTTTAAGGAATCGGAGATGGAAGAGAGTGGTAAAAAAGCTCATCTTTTTGGAAGCGGCGCGATCATGAAAGAAGTCCTTGAAGCGGCTGAAATTTTAGAAAATGACTACGACGTTTCCACGGATATCTGGAGCGTTACCAGTTATAAAGCATTGTATGACAATGCAATAGATACGGACCGCAAAAACAGGATCAATCGAAACCTGAATCGACAGCGTTCAAATATTGAGATTGCATTAGATAATACCGAAGGTGTTTTTGTGATCGCTACCGATTATGTGAAAGCTTTGCCGTTAAGCATTTCCAAATGGTTTCCGGAGCCGGTCACTGTACTTGGAACGGACGGATTTGGTCGAAGTGATTCCGTTGCCGCTCTCCGCGATTTCTTTGAAGTGGATGCCAAACACATCGTATTTGCGACGCTCTTCGAAATGACCGAACGAGGTGAATTTGAGAAACAATTATTGGATGAAGCTGCTACAAATCTACATATCGATCCCGATAAAATGAATCCCCGAACATCCTAA
- a CDS encoding restriction endonuclease has product MKISASYLREIIEELIAPSISLRRSSIDEKFLPPDMNDINEPPSEEEVTDFVLSNQLYDQELVEQLSNPGLLGFHSKFGEATDEWISAFREMTEDWANNNSWLGGDEPIWVQIIYGSPDSSELWAPSNELITPSWVDLSPSYFLIAKDLIEKGKHLSELTWRDFENLIGYLLENDGWKVNVTQATKDGGIDVIGIKEDRNIGLIKSIWQAKKYGPKNLVRLNEVRELYAAREESKASKAVIVTTNRLTRDAIKWIRKDEYRFEFRGKKELEDWIRRAIEEKKYDS; this is encoded by the coding sequence ATGAAAATTAGTGCATCATATCTCAGAGAAATTATTGAAGAACTGATTGCTCCTTCAATCAGTCTTAGAAGGTCTTCTATAGATGAAAAGTTTCTGCCTCCAGATATGAATGATATAAACGAACCTCCCTCCGAAGAAGAAGTAACTGATTTTGTTCTTTCTAATCAGCTTTATGATCAAGAATTAGTCGAACAATTATCAAATCCAGGATTATTGGGATTCCATTCAAAATTTGGAGAAGCTACAGACGAATGGATTTCTGCGTTCAGAGAAATGACTGAAGATTGGGCTAACAATAACTCATGGCTTGGGGGAGACGAGCCAATTTGGGTTCAAATCATTTATGGTTCACCTGATAGCTCTGAACTTTGGGCTCCCTCAAATGAACTGATAACGCCCTCATGGGTTGATCTTTCACCTTCATATTTTCTTATTGCAAAAGATCTTATTGAAAAAGGTAAACATCTATCTGAATTAACTTGGAGAGATTTTGAAAATTTGATTGGATATCTCCTAGAAAATGATGGGTGGAAAGTAAATGTTACTCAAGCTACAAAGGATGGCGGAATTGACGTAATAGGAATTAAAGAAGATCGAAATATAGGGTTGATTAAATCCATTTGGCAAGCAAAAAAATATGGGCCCAAAAATTTAGTCAGACTTAACGAAGTTCGTGAGTTGTACGCTGCTCGGGAGGAAAGTAAGGCGTCCAAAGCAGTTATAGTGACCACCAACCGATTGACCAGAGACGCAATTAAATGGATAAGAAAAGATGAATATCGCTTTGAGTTTCGAGGTAAAAAGGAACTCGAAGATTGGATAAGACGAGCAATAGAAGAAAAAAAATACGACTCATAA
- a CDS encoding 2-oxo acid dehydrogenase subunit E2 yields the protein MAKEITLPKLSEDADEGSVAEVLVKEGDTIEKDDSIIAVESDKATVEVPSPEAGTVKEVKVSEGDSIKTGDVILLLEDDESDEEEDESGDEEENESKENETDEDKADQDEDEKDEDVDEDDSEDDENKEKKASSDEAEGEPEESEEKESSEDEGEDESEDKKESKEEDDDEEPEESEKSGEKSAKKDSDSDEILAAPGAKRFAREQGIDLKNVKGTGPNGLITTEDVKRSGGGSSEKKKSDRELPDFSQWGQVERKPLSAIRKATAKQTQKSWQAIPHVTQFDEADVSNIQKYVEEHQEEAEGKGGKLTITAVLTKMIATALHQFPKFNASIDMESEEVILKKYTHIGIAVDTEKGLLVPIVKDVDRKSIIDISVEISELAEKAREGKLSGEEMEGGNFIISNLGGIGGTQFTPVIYHPQVAILGVSEMTAKPVYKDGSFEPVLTLPLSLSYDHRLIDGAEGARFLRYVCNALEDPYKALLGE from the coding sequence ATGGCGAAAGAAATTACACTACCAAAACTCTCCGAAGATGCCGACGAAGGCTCTGTGGCCGAAGTACTTGTAAAAGAAGGCGATACCATCGAAAAGGACGATTCCATCATTGCCGTAGAAAGTGATAAAGCAACGGTGGAAGTTCCCTCACCTGAAGCCGGAACCGTGAAAGAGGTAAAAGTCAGCGAGGGAGATTCCATCAAAACCGGGGATGTAATTTTACTTCTTGAAGACGATGAAAGTGATGAAGAGGAGGATGAATCCGGTGACGAAGAAGAGAACGAATCTAAAGAAAATGAGACAGATGAAGACAAAGCAGATCAGGACGAAGATGAAAAGGATGAAGATGTAGACGAAGACGATTCGGAAGATGATGAGAATAAAGAGAAAAAAGCATCGTCTGATGAAGCAGAGGGAGAACCAGAAGAATCCGAGGAGAAAGAATCTTCTGAGGATGAGGGTGAAGACGAATCAGAGGATAAAAAAGAGAGTAAAGAAGAAGATGATGATGAAGAGCCTGAGGAATCAGAAAAATCAGGTGAAAAATCAGCCAAAAAAGATTCTGATAGTGATGAAATTCTGGCCGCTCCGGGCGCAAAACGGTTTGCCCGTGAACAGGGAATTGACCTGAAAAATGTAAAGGGAACCGGACCAAACGGCCTCATCACAACAGAAGATGTGAAGCGATCCGGCGGAGGAAGCAGCGAAAAGAAAAAGTCAGATCGTGAGTTGCCCGATTTTAGTCAGTGGGGACAAGTGGAGCGAAAACCCTTGTCCGCCATCCGTAAAGCCACGGCTAAACAGACCCAAAAATCATGGCAAGCTATTCCACATGTCACACAGTTTGATGAAGCTGATGTCTCCAATATTCAAAAATATGTGGAAGAGCACCAGGAAGAAGCCGAGGGAAAGGGCGGCAAGCTGACAATCACAGCTGTCCTCACCAAAATGATTGCGACTGCTCTGCACCAGTTTCCGAAGTTCAACGCCAGCATCGATATGGAAAGTGAGGAAGTCATCCTCAAAAAATACACGCACATCGGTATTGCCGTGGATACGGAAAAAGGATTACTGGTTCCGATTGTGAAAGATGTGGATCGAAAATCGATCATTGATATCTCTGTTGAAATCTCAGAACTGGCCGAAAAAGCCCGTGAAGGCAAACTTTCAGGTGAAGAGATGGAAGGTGGAAATTTTATCATTTCCAATCTTGGCGGTATTGGCGGAACACAATTCACACCTGTGATTTATCATCCGCAGGTAGCCATTTTAGGCGTTTCGGAAATGACCGCAAAACCGGTTTACAAAGATGGATCATTTGAACCTGTACTGACACTCCCGCTTAGCCTTTCCTACGATCACAGGCTAATAGACGGTGCCGAGGGCGCGCGTTTCCTGAGATATGTTTGCAATGCGTTGGAAGATCCGTACAAGGCGCTCTTGGGTGAGTAA
- a CDS encoding alpha/beta fold hydrolase, with product MKPTTQYTKSGRINIAYQVFGSGSIDLVYIPGWVSNIDWMWTCPELVHFLEELGKIARVILFDKRGTGLSDRVVELSTLEERMDDIRAVMDAVGSEKAVLFGHSEGGSVSALFAATYPNRVISLITFGIFAKRRYAAEYPWAPTDKERQVVYDMIENSWGSGEMNLETLAPSKAHDKTFMDWLANYFRSGASPSAAMVLTKMNTQIDIIDILGSIKVPTLIMQRTNDIDVKIEEGRFIAERIKGAKFVEFPGKDHLFWAGNTNEILEEMKSFILNIKPPRSYQEQLFTIVATRITSPENKSVDYQALIQQYVEQYRGNIVQWNNHTFIATFEGPSKAVHCSIDLMDAFRDKNAGLSTAIHIKEAAVDEAHFIRDETKKFFDSILQQAQRNQILLTQTVKNLLSGAGLSFNPFKTFFDTQSGETFSLFSVIDQMDGGNHQASPYPKQFPQNGSLLENVLQSIDSHLDDESFGVETLCKEIGISERQLQRKLKAVTNKSPIQLISSVRLHRAKELLLGSDQNIAEIAYQTGFSSPSYFSKCFKKEFGLSPSALLQTQA from the coding sequence ATGAAACCCACTACTCAATACACAAAAAGCGGACGTATTAATATTGCCTACCAGGTTTTTGGCTCAGGTTCCATTGACCTGGTTTATATTCCGGGTTGGGTTTCCAATATCGACTGGATGTGGACGTGCCCCGAACTTGTACATTTTTTGGAGGAACTGGGCAAGATAGCCCGTGTGATTCTGTTTGATAAACGCGGAACCGGACTTTCGGACCGGGTTGTAGAGCTTTCCACACTGGAAGAGAGAATGGATGACATCCGCGCTGTGATGGATGCCGTCGGATCTGAAAAAGCCGTTTTGTTTGGCCATTCGGAAGGAGGTTCAGTTTCTGCCCTTTTCGCTGCCACTTACCCAAACCGTGTTATTTCATTGATCACTTTTGGGATATTTGCCAAACGGCGATATGCCGCGGAATATCCCTGGGCGCCAACTGATAAAGAGCGCCAGGTTGTGTACGATATGATTGAAAACAGCTGGGGAAGCGGTGAAATGAATCTGGAAACCCTGGCACCGTCCAAAGCACATGACAAGACTTTCATGGATTGGCTGGCGAATTATTTCCGATCCGGAGCCAGTCCCAGTGCGGCAATGGTGCTCACGAAAATGAATACTCAGATTGATATCATTGATATTTTGGGCTCCATAAAAGTACCCACGTTAATCATGCAGCGCACCAATGATATCGATGTTAAAATTGAGGAGGGACGGTTTATTGCGGAGCGTATCAAGGGAGCGAAATTTGTAGAATTTCCCGGCAAGGATCACTTGTTTTGGGCGGGAAATACAAATGAGATCCTGGAAGAGATGAAATCGTTCATCCTGAATATTAAGCCGCCACGAAGTTACCAGGAACAACTTTTCACTATTGTTGCAACCCGAATCACCTCTCCCGAAAACAAGAGTGTTGATTATCAGGCACTGATTCAACAATACGTTGAACAATACCGCGGAAATATTGTCCAGTGGAATAACCATACCTTTATTGCCACTTTTGAAGGCCCCAGCAAAGCCGTTCATTGCAGTATAGATTTGATGGACGCTTTTCGAGACAAAAATGCGGGGCTTTCTACAGCCATTCATATTAAAGAAGCCGCTGTGGATGAAGCTCACTTTATCCGCGACGAAACCAAAAAGTTTTTTGATTCAATTCTTCAGCAAGCTCAGCGAAACCAAATATTACTGACCCAAACGGTCAAAAATCTTCTGTCGGGCGCCGGACTATCATTCAACCCGTTCAAAACTTTTTTCGACACACAATCGGGTGAAACATTCTCGCTGTTCAGTGTTATCGACCAAATGGATGGCGGCAATCATCAGGCCAGTCCTTATCCAAAACAATTCCCACAAAATGGTTCGCTGCTCGAAAATGTACTTCAAAGCATCGATTCTCATTTAGATGATGAATCTTTCGGAGTGGAAACACTTTGCAAAGAGATCGGCATCAGTGAACGCCAGCTGCAACGGAAGCTAAAAGCCGTAACGAACAAATCACCAATTCAACTGATCTCTTCCGTTCGCCTGCATCGCGCTAAAGAACTGTTATTGGGGAGCGACCAGAACATTGCTGAAATTGCGTACCAAACCGGTTTCTCCAGTCCTTCTTACTTTTCCAAATGTTTTAAAAAAGAGTTTGGCTTAAGCCCTTCTGCCCTCCTGCAAACTCAGGCATAA